The following coding sequences lie in one Corynebacterium anserum genomic window:
- a CDS encoding DUF2786 domain-containing protein, with the protein MATIDTIKVKVEKLLRMATDREGTPEGDAFRDKAFELMAHYGVERSQMHSNEPHTAMHRDVDFAGTYTDMQFELFNSLASELHCQAVMFRIPRSSKVQHAVVFGCSHHVERVMLLFGLLSPQMILGATKHAQLSPNRHISSQTQKRSWMNGFISTIATRLRQIESHYADEYTQTDSASGTVTPGAIVLRDDRDKATSLAAEHFPHLRRSRSARRTWDPDSFHLGVTKGNTIDLGQTKMPTDKEALPAGGSTTQL; encoded by the coding sequence ATGGCCACAATAGACACCATCAAAGTCAAAGTCGAAAAACTGCTGCGCATGGCCACAGACAGAGAAGGCACCCCCGAAGGAGACGCATTCAGAGACAAAGCATTCGAGCTGATGGCTCACTACGGGGTGGAACGTTCACAGATGCACAGCAACGAACCACACACAGCGATGCATCGCGACGTGGATTTTGCCGGAACATACACTGACATGCAGTTCGAGTTATTTAATTCCCTTGCTTCAGAGCTCCATTGCCAAGCTGTGATGTTTCGAATTCCACGTAGTTCGAAAGTCCAGCACGCAGTAGTATTCGGATGCTCTCACCACGTTGAACGCGTGATGTTGCTTTTCGGCCTACTCAGCCCACAGATGATCCTCGGCGCAACAAAACATGCCCAACTCTCACCGAATCGCCACATTTCTTCCCAGACTCAGAAACGCAGCTGGATGAATGGCTTTATCTCAACGATCGCAACGAGACTCCGCCAGATCGAGAGTCACTATGCCGATGAGTACACTCAAACTGATAGCGCATCAGGTACAGTGACCCCCGGAGCGATAGTCCTGCGCGACGACCGCGATAAGGCCACAAGCCTCGCGGCAGAACACTTTCCCCACCTCAGACGCAGTCGCTCAGCTCGAAGAACATGGGATCCTGACAGTTTCCACCTTGGAGTAACTAAAGGCAATACGATAGATCTCGGACAGACAAAGATGCCTACCGATAAGGAAGCTCTCCCTGCGGGCGGATCAACCACCCAACTCTGA
- a CDS encoding bile acid:sodium symporter family protein, which produces MHSVNPAHTAPTTQTSSKEERSAHIAVFTFPLFILIGAVIAFLKPDPFAPLSEYISMMISIIMLCMGLTLTLPDFSLVIRRPLPIIIGVLAQFIIMPVGAVAVAKLLGLNPMLAIGLLMLGSVPGGTTSNVVAYLSRGDVALSVTMTSVSTILSPLVTPIIMLTLAGEETPVNGATMAWSLVQTVLLPVIGGLIIRVVFDRLVTALLPILPWLSVLAIGGVVFPAVAKSSESLKHVGLIVILAVILHNLIGYVLGYLSAKLFKFSVPVARTTSIEVATQSAGLASGMSGKLWSPEAAIPGAVAAVWHNISGALFAFIVRRIDAAKGTPATKANHPETPIAS; this is translated from the coding sequence ATGCATTCAGTGAACCCCGCACACACCGCCCCCACGACCCAAACCTCCAGCAAAGAAGAGCGCTCCGCACACATCGCGGTTTTTACCTTCCCCCTTTTCATTCTCATAGGGGCAGTGATCGCCTTCCTGAAACCCGACCCGTTCGCCCCACTATCCGAATACATCAGCATGATGATCTCAATCATCATGCTCTGTATGGGACTCACCCTGACCTTGCCAGACTTCAGCCTAGTTATTCGACGCCCACTCCCCATCATCATCGGCGTTCTCGCCCAATTCATCATCATGCCTGTGGGGGCCGTTGCCGTCGCCAAACTACTCGGACTCAACCCGATGCTCGCCATCGGCCTGCTCATGCTCGGATCCGTGCCCGGCGGCACCACATCTAACGTTGTGGCTTATCTTTCCCGCGGCGATGTAGCGCTGTCCGTCACCATGACTTCCGTCTCGACTATCCTCTCCCCACTAGTCACACCGATCATCATGCTGACTCTAGCCGGGGAAGAAACACCCGTTAACGGCGCAACCATGGCATGGTCACTCGTACAAACCGTATTACTGCCTGTCATCGGGGGCTTGATCATTCGCGTGGTATTCGACCGCTTAGTCACCGCACTCTTACCGATCCTGCCCTGGCTATCCGTTCTGGCCATTGGTGGCGTAGTGTTCCCTGCCGTGGCAAAGTCCTCCGAGTCTCTCAAACACGTCGGCCTGATTGTCATTCTTGCCGTCATTCTCCATAACCTCATCGGCTATGTTCTGGGCTACCTATCCGCAAAGTTATTCAAGTTCTCCGTCCCTGTAGCTCGCACTACTTCCATCGAAGTTGCAACCCAGTCTGCCGGACTAGCATCCGGCATGTCCGGCAAACTGTGGTCTCCGGAAGCAGCAATCCCAGGTGCCGTCGCTGCTGTATGGCACAACATCTCCGGCGCACTATTTGCTTTCATCGTGCGCCGCATAGATGCTGCAAAGGGTACTCCCGCCACCAAGGCAAACCACCCCGAAACCCCCATCGCCTCCTAG
- a CDS encoding NADP-dependent oxidoreductase produces the protein MRIFGFQEYGGPEVVQHLDVPRPQSRAHHLLIEMRAAGINPADIKVRNGARQNKFPVKFPMAVGREAAGVVLEAPADSPFQPGQLVFGGTATGTGALAEFVLLDASQTAPIPAGLSPSQAACIPVAFGTAWDALHELNLAKGSTLLVLGAGGGVGSAAVQLAQSLDLNVVGVASSQKEEFLTNMGAKHVAYDRGDWLAQLALSSDTYAGIIDAAGGDTLRATSSLVPTGAIRSAASPALAEEYGGSGIRRRREGEIYKQLAEMMANDVIHANITHSYPLDNASLALAAVETGHARGKTVVTNV, from the coding sequence ATGCGCATCTTTGGATTCCAGGAATACGGCGGGCCAGAAGTTGTTCAGCACCTCGATGTCCCGCGTCCACAATCACGTGCCCATCACCTCCTCATTGAAATGCGCGCCGCAGGAATCAATCCAGCGGATATCAAAGTCCGCAACGGAGCGCGGCAGAACAAATTCCCAGTAAAATTTCCCATGGCTGTCGGCCGTGAAGCCGCCGGCGTAGTCCTCGAAGCTCCAGCGGACTCGCCATTCCAGCCAGGACAGTTGGTATTCGGTGGAACCGCGACAGGCACTGGTGCTCTCGCCGAATTTGTGCTGCTCGACGCATCCCAAACAGCGCCCATTCCAGCAGGCCTTTCACCAAGTCAAGCCGCCTGTATCCCGGTAGCTTTTGGAACAGCCTGGGACGCTTTACACGAGCTCAACCTCGCCAAAGGCAGCACCCTTCTTGTTCTTGGGGCTGGTGGAGGCGTCGGCTCAGCAGCAGTTCAATTAGCGCAAAGCCTAGATCTCAACGTCGTAGGGGTTGCCAGCTCACAAAAAGAAGAATTTCTCACGAACATGGGAGCCAAGCATGTGGCCTACGACCGAGGAGACTGGTTAGCACAACTCGCACTATCCAGCGATACCTACGCGGGCATTATCGACGCAGCCGGAGGAGATACACTACGCGCTACCTCTTCACTAGTTCCCACCGGAGCTATACGTAGTGCCGCCTCCCCTGCTCTTGCAGAAGAATACGGAGGATCGGGCATCAGACGACGCCGCGAGGGGGAAATCTATAAACAACTCGCTGAGATGATGGCCAATGACGTGATACACGCCAACATCACGCATAGCTACCCTCTAGACAATGCGTCTCTGGCACTCGCAGCAGTAGAAACTGGCCATGCACGAGGCAAAACCGTTGTAACCAACGTATAG
- the lepA gene encoding translation elongation factor 4 — protein MAGKKQNYATETFTEPSRIRNFCIIAHIDHGKSTLADRILQLSGVIEDRDMRDQYLDNMDIERERGITIKAQNVRLPWVPRSGAHEGEELVLHLIDTPGHVDFTYEVSRALEACEGAILLVDAAQGIEAQTLANLYLAMENDLEIIPVLNKIDLPAADPEKYSLELAHIIGCEPEDVLRVSGKTGEGVPELLDRVCELVPAPVGDAEAPARALIFDSVYDTYRGVVTYVRMIDGTLEPRQKIQMMSSGANHETLEIGVVSPQPLKTKGLGVGEVGYIITGVKDVRQSKVGDTITWAANGAEEPLKGYEEPTPMVYSGLFPISADQYPDLREAIEKLQLNDASLTFEPETSVALGFGFRCGFLGLLHMEITRTRLEREFGLDLISTAPSVVYRVVAEDGSEKIVRNPSDWPGGKIREVYEPMVKMTVIVPSEFLGSTMELCQSKRGQMGGMDYLSEDRVELRYTMPLGEIIFDFFDQLKSRTKGYASLNYEEAGDQLSDLVKVDILLQGDPVDAFSAIVHRDNAQWYGNKMTVKLKELIPRQQFEVPVQAAIGSKIIARENIRALRKDVLAKCYGGDISRKRKLLEKQKEGKKRMKSIGSVSVPQEAFVAALSTDSE, from the coding sequence ATGGCAGGCAAGAAGCAGAATTACGCAACGGAAACTTTTACGGAGCCGTCGCGTATTCGCAACTTCTGCATTATTGCCCACATTGATCACGGCAAGTCCACCTTGGCAGATCGCATTTTGCAATTGTCTGGGGTGATCGAAGACCGCGATATGCGGGATCAATACCTCGACAACATGGACATCGAGCGGGAACGTGGCATCACCATTAAGGCGCAGAACGTGCGCCTTCCGTGGGTTCCCCGTTCTGGTGCCCACGAGGGGGAAGAGCTCGTGTTACACCTTATCGATACTCCTGGTCACGTGGACTTCACGTACGAAGTATCCCGCGCTCTGGAAGCGTGTGAGGGGGCAATCCTCCTCGTTGATGCCGCTCAGGGAATCGAGGCACAAACCTTGGCCAATCTATACCTGGCGATGGAAAATGACCTGGAGATCATCCCAGTTCTCAACAAGATTGACCTGCCTGCGGCGGATCCAGAGAAGTATTCCTTGGAGCTTGCTCACATTATTGGCTGTGAGCCGGAGGATGTGCTGCGGGTGTCTGGCAAAACAGGAGAGGGGGTTCCAGAACTTTTGGACAGAGTGTGCGAATTAGTGCCCGCCCCGGTTGGTGACGCTGAGGCGCCCGCTCGAGCATTAATTTTCGATTCTGTTTACGACACCTATCGAGGTGTGGTGACCTACGTCCGAATGATCGATGGCACACTGGAGCCACGCCAGAAGATCCAAATGATGTCCAGCGGCGCGAATCACGAAACGCTGGAGATCGGTGTGGTTTCACCGCAACCACTGAAGACTAAAGGGCTTGGCGTGGGGGAGGTGGGTTACATCATCACCGGCGTCAAAGATGTACGCCAGTCCAAGGTGGGCGATACCATCACGTGGGCCGCCAATGGTGCTGAGGAGCCACTGAAGGGCTATGAAGAGCCGACACCGATGGTTTATTCCGGCCTGTTTCCAATCTCTGCAGATCAGTACCCCGACCTGCGTGAAGCTATTGAGAAATTGCAGCTCAACGATGCTTCGCTGACTTTTGAACCGGAGACCTCGGTGGCCTTGGGATTCGGCTTCCGGTGCGGCTTCCTTGGCCTGCTACACATGGAAATCACTCGAACGCGTCTGGAGCGCGAGTTCGGGCTCGATCTCATTTCGACAGCGCCTTCGGTTGTATACCGTGTGGTCGCGGAAGATGGTTCGGAGAAGATAGTGCGTAATCCATCGGACTGGCCAGGTGGAAAGATCCGAGAAGTGTATGAACCGATGGTCAAAATGACCGTTATCGTGCCATCGGAATTTTTAGGCTCCACGATGGAGCTGTGCCAGTCCAAACGCGGTCAGATGGGCGGCATGGACTACCTGTCGGAGGATCGCGTGGAATTGCGCTACACCATGCCGCTCGGTGAGATAATCTTCGATTTCTTCGATCAGTTGAAGTCCCGTACTAAAGGCTATGCCTCTCTTAATTACGAGGAAGCTGGCGATCAACTATCTGACCTTGTCAAGGTGGATATTTTGCTTCAGGGTGACCCGGTGGACGCGTTTAGCGCTATCGTCCACCGTGATAATGCGCAATGGTATGGCAACAAGATGACCGTGAAGCTCAAGGAGCTGATTCCACGCCAGCAATTTGAGGTGCCGGTGCAGGCTGCCATCGGTTCCAAGATCATTGCTCGAGAGAACATTCGTGCTCTGCGCAAAGATGTTCTGGCCAAGTGCTACGGCGGTGACATCAGCCGTAAGCGCAAGCTGCTGGAAAAGCAGAAAGAAGGAAAGAAGCGCATGAAGTCCATCGGTTCTGTGTCTGTTCCGCAGGAAGCCTTTGTGGCTGCCCTATCCACTGACTCGGAGTAG
- a CDS encoding type II toxin-antitoxin system PemK/MazF family toxin, producing the protein MRLFKKFRRSEGNSASNHHDGRMSRFLRRNFSTQGNLDEGLQLLNEYLGLTAANSHLTMSGDETVKAPTQAHARAVIYAPDMDGQADPGEVVWVNIRTQKNGELELRSVLIIGRRKHTLLGLLISSNADFNDSPNWIRIGSGPWEQEGNEAYIRLDKVLEVPESEIQRRGVSMPERRYDLIAARLRSDYGWH; encoded by the coding sequence ATGCGCCTGTTCAAGAAATTTCGCAGGTCGGAGGGTAACTCTGCCAGTAACCATCATGACGGTCGAATGTCGCGTTTCCTCCGTCGGAATTTCTCCACGCAGGGAAATTTGGATGAAGGGCTCCAATTACTCAACGAATATCTGGGGCTGACCGCCGCTAACAGTCACCTCACCATGTCCGGAGATGAAACCGTGAAGGCTCCGACACAGGCACATGCGCGAGCGGTAATTTACGCCCCAGATATGGATGGCCAAGCCGACCCTGGAGAAGTGGTATGGGTTAACATCCGCACCCAGAAAAACGGCGAACTAGAGTTGCGTTCCGTATTAATTATCGGCCGCCGGAAGCACACTCTGTTGGGCCTGCTCATCAGTTCAAACGCCGATTTCAATGATTCTCCGAACTGGATTCGCATTGGTTCCGGCCCTTGGGAACAGGAAGGTAACGAGGCTTATATCCGCCTAGATAAAGTGCTTGAAGTCCCTGAATCGGAGATTCAACGCCGAGGCGTCTCGATGCCTGAACGTCGCTACGATCTGATCGCCGCTCGCCTCCGATCCGATTATGGCTGGCACTAG